Proteins from a genomic interval of Rhipicephalus microplus isolate Deutch F79 chromosome 6, USDA_Rmic, whole genome shotgun sequence:
- the LOC119167202 gene encoding sulfotransferase ssu-1 — protein sequence MQPPCQTTRHDASESSSNTCPDVYHVVDGVHLSRLFTERSIRSAMSYGPRDDDVFVVSYPKCGSTWLQQIVNAVLKSDDDSSGESAGAGSQELPAFLDLVGAAGALSMPRPGCLKTHLPYGKHPYSPEAKYIYITRNPYDCCVSFYYHTRRLPTYRFQEGTFDQFFNMFVEGKVDYGDYFEHLLSWYAHRGDPNVLFITYEQLKRDTAGCVLKTADFLGKDKYGEKFRKNPKLLGQVLAQTSVENMKSLNSKMKNWTGLIESVPADAREELRKELKGIFGDIWDVPGNAGFIRKGLVGDWKNHFNPEQIRRMKDRIESKTRESDVMDLWKDTGLP from the exons ATGCAACCTCCTTGCCAAACGACGCGGCATGACGCATCTGAGTCATCTTCAAACACA TGCCCGGATGTGTACCACGTGGTCGATGGTGTGCACCTGAGTCGGCTGTTCACGGAGCGCAGCATCAGGTCGGCGATGTCGTACGGGCCTCGAGACGACGACGTGTTCGTCGTCAGCTACCCGAAGTGCGGCAGCACGTGGCTCCAGCAAATCGTCAATGCGGTCTTGAAAAGCGACGACGACTCGTCCGGGGAGTCGGCAGGAGCTGGGTCACAAGAGTTGCCGGCGTTCCTCGATTTGGTGGGCGCCGCAGGCGCTCTGTCCATGCCCCGACCAGGTTGCCTGAAGACTCACCTGCCATACGGCAAGCATCCCTACTCGCCGGAAGCCAAGTACATCTACATAACCCGGAACCCCTACGACTGCTGCGTTTCCTTCTACTACCACACAAG GCGACTTCCGACTTATCGGTTCCAGGAGGGCACGTTCGATCAGTTCTTCAACATGTTCGTGGAAGGCAAGGTAGACTACGGTGACTACTTCGAACACTTGCTCTCCTGGTACGCACACCGTGGAGACCCGAACGTGCTGTTCATCACCTACGAGCAGCTGAAGAGAGACACAGCGGGCTGTGTTCTCAAGACTGCAGACTTCCTGGGCAAGGACAAGTACGGCGAGAAGTTTCGAAAAAATCCAAAGCTTCTAGGGCAAGTCTTGGCGCAAACGAGCGTCGAAAACATGAAATCCCTGAATTCGAAGATGAAGAACTGGACCGGATTGATAGAGTCCGTGCCGGCCGACGCCAGGGAAGAACTGAGGAAGGAACTGAAGGGCATTTTTGGGGACATTTGGGACGTACCCGGAAACGCAGGCTTCATACGCAAAGGTCTCGTTGGTGACTGGAAGAATCACTTCAACCCGGAACAGATTAGGAGAATGAAGGACCGCATCGAGTCGAAGACTCGTGAAAGTGACGTAATGGATCTGTGGAAGGATACAGGGCTCCCTTGA
- the LOC142765628 gene encoding sulfotransferase ssu-1-like, with protein METPNQVTPNEARASSGVADGRNQRLSVYHVIEGLHVSRMFTERSIKSAMSYRPRDDDVFVVSYPKCGNTWLRKIVSVVLNCGESPGKSGSTEQLSTYLDFVGEDGVRSTPRPACLKTHLPFDKLPYSPEAKYIYITRNPYDCCVSFCYHTRRLPTYRFQDGTFDQFFNMFVEGKVDYGDYFDNLLSWYTHRDCPNLLFITYEQLKKDTAGWVQKIANFLGEEQYGERIRKHPELLERVLASVSVENMKSLNSAQRCWTGLFESVPAQVRQELTNELKVTFGDIWDVPDNGGFVRKGLVGDWKSHFNAEQTKIMQDRIALKTRGTDVMKLWKDVGLP; from the exons GACGGGAGAAACCAGCGCTTGTCAGTGTACCACGTGATCGAAGGTCTGCACGTAAGCCGAATGTTCACGGAGCGTAGCATCAAGTCGGCCATGTCCTACAGGCCTCGGGATGACGACGTCTTCGTCGTGAGCTACCCGAAGTGCGGAAACacttggcttcggaaaatcgtgAGCGTGGTGCTGAACTGCGGCGAATCTCCGGGGAAATCCGGATCAACGGAGCAATTGTCGACGTACCTGGATTTCGTGGGCGAAGACGGTGTCCGCTCCACGCCCCGGCCTGCTTGCTTGAAGACTCACCTACCGTTCGACAAGCTCCCGTACTCGCCGGAAGCCAAGTACATCTACATAACCAGAAACCCTTATGACTGCTGCGTGTCCTTCTGCTACCACACAAG GCGACTACCGACTTACCGTTTTCAAGATGGCACGTTCGACCAGTTCTTCAACATGTTCGTGGAAGGCAAGGTCGACTACGGTGACTACTTCGACAACTTACTTTCCTGGTACACCCACCGAGATTGTCCGAACTTGCTGTTCATCACCTACGAGCAGCTCAAAAAAGACACAGCTGGCTGGGTTCAGAAAatagcgaacttcctcggtgagGAGCAGTACGGCGAGAGGATCCGAAAGCACCCCGAGTTGTTGGAACGAGTGTTGGCATCAGTTAGCGTTGAAAACATGAAATCGTTGAATTCGGCGCAAAGGTGCTGGACCGGACTCTTCGAGTCTGTTCCGGCTCAGGTCAGGCAGGAATTGACGAATGAATTGAAGGTCACCTTCGGTGACATTTGGGACGTGCCGGACAACGGAGGCTTCGTCCGCAAGGGTCTCGTCGGTGACTGGAAGAGTCACTTTAATGCAGAACAGACAAAGATAATGCAGGATCGCATCGCGTTGAAGACGCGCGGCACTGATGTAATGAAGCTATGGAAGGATGTGGGCCTTCCATAG